In the genome of Pseudomonas sp. P5_109, one region contains:
- a CDS encoding amino acid permease, whose amino-acid sequence MDRPITSAPTAAVTPSGISYQSVESGYFEQRRLQRHAGFFTLLILGVGAVVAGQYSGWNLGLAQGFGGMALALLIIAVMYLFLCSSIGEMAAALPHTGGAYSFARTTMGPWGGFSTGLAENIEFILAPAGNMFFMGAYLTAIFGTGPEWQPVWWVVGYACMLLLSNRGLGVSMRAVVLITLAAVSVLVVFFIAAYPHMDFAGKALNLATDAAGKPIELEGGNGPWLPFGLTGVMLALPFAVYMFLAIEQLPLTAEESHNPTRHLPLALVWGTVILAVLALGVLFFSASIGGGSFFMSTSSEPLLDGFRELFGHTASKLLSAVAVLGLAASFLAGSFAAGRNIYSLSRAGYLPTGLSVTHPTRNTPNIALATGAAAALSILMLCWFTFGKDNNPLMGGILVSMIVFAGMISYILQSVAYIRLKRSFASLHRPYRSPYGTFGAVAVIVIALATLIYQFLDPLYKWAALAAACWYLVGMAYFAFYRRHRLVLSPEEAFAVSGGREGNPQ is encoded by the coding sequence CTGATTCTTGGCGTCGGGGCGGTGGTGGCGGGTCAGTACTCCGGTTGGAACCTGGGCTTGGCACAAGGCTTCGGTGGCATGGCTTTAGCCTTGCTGATCATCGCCGTGATGTACCTGTTTCTCTGCTCGTCAATCGGTGAAATGGCGGCTGCGCTGCCGCACACTGGTGGTGCCTACTCCTTTGCTCGTACCACGATGGGGCCTTGGGGCGGATTCAGCACAGGGCTTGCGGAGAACATCGAATTCATTCTGGCCCCGGCCGGCAACATGTTTTTCATGGGCGCCTATCTGACTGCCATTTTCGGTACCGGACCCGAGTGGCAACCTGTCTGGTGGGTGGTCGGGTATGCCTGCATGTTGCTGTTGTCGAACCGGGGCCTGGGGGTGTCGATGCGCGCTGTCGTGCTCATCACGCTGGCGGCAGTATCGGTGTTGGTGGTGTTCTTTATCGCGGCTTACCCGCATATGGATTTCGCCGGCAAGGCCTTGAACCTTGCAACTGACGCAGCTGGAAAGCCGATTGAATTGGAGGGCGGTAACGGGCCATGGCTGCCGTTTGGCCTTACAGGCGTCATGCTTGCGTTGCCGTTCGCCGTTTACATGTTCCTGGCCATTGAGCAATTGCCGCTGACTGCCGAGGAGTCGCACAACCCGACCCGCCATTTGCCGCTGGCATTGGTCTGGGGCACTGTGATTCTTGCGGTACTGGCGCTGGGCGTGTTGTTTTTCAGTGCATCGATCGGCGGCGGCAGCTTTTTCATGAGCACTTCGTCAGAGCCGTTGCTCGATGGCTTCAGGGAGCTGTTCGGGCACACCGCGAGCAAGCTGTTGTCAGCGGTGGCAGTGCTGGGTCTGGCGGCGTCGTTCCTGGCGGGAAGCTTTGCCGCGGGACGCAATATCTATTCGTTGTCTCGCGCCGGTTACCTCCCGACAGGGCTGTCGGTGACGCACCCGACCCGCAATACCCCGAACATTGCTTTGGCCACCGGGGCTGCGGCTGCATTGAGTATCCTGATGCTGTGCTGGTTCACCTTCGGCAAGGATAACAACCCGTTGATGGGCGGGATCCTGGTGAGCATGATCGTGTTCGCCGGAATGATTTCCTACATCTTGCAAAGCGTCGCCTATATTCGTTTGAAGCGCTCCTTTGCCAGTTTGCACCGGCCTTATCGCAGTCCTTACGGGACATTCGGTGCGGTAGCGGTGATCGTGATTGCATTGGCGACGCTGATTTATCAGTTTCTCGATCCTCTGTACAAATGGGCCGCACTTGCTGCTGCCTGCTGGTACCTGGTCGGGATGGCCTATTTTGCTTTCTACCGTCGTCATCGCCTGGTGTTGTCACCTGAAGAAGCATTCGCCGTGAGTGGCGGCCGTGAAGGAAATCCGCAATGA
- a CDS encoding SDR family NAD(P)-dependent oxidoreductase gives MSTVKQLQGKGRLAGKVAIITGGAGGCGAAASRLFAAEGAKVVIIDLNGDAAVNLATQIIADGGQALGVGADVSQAAQVREAVARGLAEFGPADVLFNHAGTLIVKPFLDVQEHEWDWLLAVNVKSMYLVTQAVLPQMLAKGAGSIVCTSSISAQYATPGEVVYNASKGACQMFARAIAVEFRDRGIRCNAVAPGFIRTPHGEREMRDLQAMGVDASEEAISLQQGRLCEPEEVARAALFLASDEASFVSGTQLFVDNCFSAV, from the coding sequence ATGAGTACAGTCAAACAATTGCAAGGCAAGGGCCGTCTGGCCGGTAAAGTGGCCATTATCACCGGCGGCGCCGGTGGATGCGGCGCTGCGGCAAGCCGGCTGTTCGCGGCGGAAGGGGCCAAGGTAGTCATTATCGACTTGAATGGCGACGCCGCCGTCAATCTCGCGACGCAAATCATTGCCGATGGCGGTCAAGCGCTTGGGGTGGGTGCCGATGTATCGCAAGCCGCCCAGGTGCGTGAAGCCGTTGCGCGCGGGCTGGCTGAATTTGGCCCGGCGGATGTGCTGTTCAACCACGCCGGCACGTTGATCGTAAAACCCTTTCTGGACGTGCAGGAGCATGAGTGGGACTGGCTTTTGGCGGTCAATGTCAAAAGCATGTACCTGGTGACCCAAGCGGTGCTTCCACAAATGCTTGCCAAGGGGGCCGGCAGCATCGTTTGCACCTCGTCGATTTCCGCGCAATACGCGACCCCGGGGGAGGTCGTGTACAACGCGAGCAAGGGCGCTTGCCAGATGTTCGCACGCGCCATAGCCGTCGAGTTTCGTGACCGGGGGATTCGCTGCAATGCGGTCGCACCGGGGTTTATCCGCACCCCTCACGGCGAGCGGGAAATGCGCGACTTGCAGGCCATGGGCGTGGATGCCAGTGAAGAGGCGATCAGCCTGCAACAGGGCCGTCTGTGCGAGCCTGAAGAGGTGGCCCGCGCAGCACTGTTTTTAGCCAGCGACGAGGCATCATTTGTAAGTGGTACGCAGCTGTTCGTGGACAACTGTTTTTCCGCTGTCTGA
- a CDS encoding helix-turn-helix transcriptional regulator: MEATPVLGTWHAATPGLVAQLQCDGFTPQLDEALQALVIFDQSCVLFYPSGGSPLLLHDNLQGISEPGAMHNYLNGTYLLDPVYTACAHGQATGLYRMSELAPDAFFEGDYFNSPDVHPCISMQSGTLSEEIVFICALPGIGHLAYSLMRLNASAKFSPVQIEALQNCQAMVAVLLQRHYQGVGAQVDDSALALREHLNSAFSRFAADQLTPREQLIVSMILRGHSSLSISLHLGIAEGTVKNHRKHLYCKLGISSQSELFHLFVNFVLSHTASMPLAIAGSAIQFQEAFAS, from the coding sequence ATGGAGGCCACGCCTGTTCTTGGCACATGGCACGCGGCGACGCCCGGTTTGGTTGCACAATTGCAGTGTGATGGCTTTACCCCACAGTTGGACGAAGCTCTGCAGGCTCTGGTGATTTTCGACCAGAGCTGTGTGCTGTTTTACCCGTCCGGTGGTTCGCCATTGTTACTTCACGACAACCTGCAAGGCATTTCCGAGCCAGGAGCGATGCACAACTACCTCAACGGTACTTACTTGCTGGACCCGGTCTACACGGCCTGCGCGCATGGCCAGGCTACAGGCCTGTACCGCATGAGCGAACTGGCTCCTGACGCCTTCTTCGAAGGTGATTATTTCAATTCGCCGGATGTACATCCCTGCATCTCGATGCAGTCGGGCACGTTGTCCGAAGAAATCGTGTTCATTTGTGCTTTGCCAGGCATCGGTCATCTGGCCTACTCATTGATGCGATTGAATGCCTCTGCGAAGTTTTCACCTGTGCAGATTGAGGCTTTGCAAAACTGTCAGGCGATGGTCGCTGTGTTGTTGCAACGCCACTACCAGGGCGTTGGTGCTCAGGTCGATGACAGTGCGCTGGCTTTGAGAGAGCATCTGAACAGCGCATTTTCGCGTTTCGCCGCCGACCAACTGACCCCGCGCGAACAATTGATCGTCAGCATGATCCTGCGCGGTCACTCCAGCCTGTCGATCTCGCTGCACCTTGGCATCGCTGAAGGCACGGTGAAGAATCACCGCAAGCACCTGTATTGCAAGCTCGGCATTTCCAGCCAGTCCGAATTGTTTCATCTGTTCGTGAATTTTGTACTCAGTCACACAGCGAGTATGCCGCTCGCCATTGCAGGTAGCGCGATACAGTTCCAGGAAGCATTTGCCAGTTAA
- a CDS encoding cupin domain-containing protein — MLSLNTVARQTRLICGVLLLSTPVFASDKLLLVERDDLIRGPANETLLGQQIWEMHKTASSRTTLVQLDQQSPVVSHDIGERTLIVLQGTVLFHFADREVTATAGDYVAIPPGQAYQMTPQNQEKVLLLGFDVPTIDMAKATAADFSTNSSGPTPVVKKQQSVMTSPPGWNDPSDRGWTLIKTPEKRVNLVEMFSELKNHSHPDADHSLILLSGSARVVTPTEDRILKTGDYVSIPQNVPHKYYVEGQQSALFISFDAPAYDSAKTIYLE, encoded by the coding sequence ATGCTCAGTCTCAACACTGTTGCGCGGCAAACCCGATTGATCTGTGGGGTGCTTTTGCTTTCAACACCGGTCTTCGCCAGTGATAAGTTGCTGCTGGTTGAACGGGACGATTTGATAAGGGGCCCGGCGAACGAAACCCTGCTCGGCCAGCAGATTTGGGAAATGCACAAAACCGCATCGTCACGTACCACGCTGGTCCAGCTCGACCAACAATCGCCGGTTGTCAGCCATGACATCGGCGAGCGCACGCTGATCGTTTTGCAGGGCACCGTGCTGTTCCATTTCGCTGACCGGGAAGTCACCGCGACAGCAGGCGATTACGTGGCGATTCCTCCCGGCCAGGCCTACCAGATGACCCCGCAAAACCAGGAGAAAGTCCTGCTACTGGGTTTTGATGTGCCCACCATCGACATGGCAAAGGCCACCGCTGCTGATTTCTCGACAAACAGTTCCGGCCCCACTCCCGTCGTCAAGAAACAACAATCAGTGATGACCAGTCCTCCCGGCTGGAATGATCCCAGTGACCGAGGCTGGACGCTGATAAAAACGCCGGAGAAGCGCGTGAATCTTGTAGAAATGTTCTCCGAGTTAAAAAACCATAGCCATCCCGACGCCGATCATTCACTGATCCTTCTCAGCGGCAGTGCACGGGTCGTAACCCCGACCGAGGACCGCATTCTGAAGACCGGCGATTACGTTTCCATCCCGCAGAATGTCCCACACAAGTATTACGTCGAGGGTCAGCAATCGGCGCTGTTCATCAGCTTCGATGCACCGGCGTACGATTCGGCCAAGACCATCTACCTCGAGTGA
- a CDS encoding hydroxymethylglutaryl-CoA lyase, with protein MRDVTLCECFARDGLQHEPNFLPTPTKRRLVERFAEIGFQRVEATSYSNPAVIPQFADASSLLATLQRRAGVFYKATCANVRAVERAVGDLSAGHGANEISLLVSASESHSLKNLKRSRADQWLNIQQMAEKALNQFRLIGTVSVAFGCPFEGRVSEASVLADVEQFAKRGVKFVTLGDTTGVATPQSVKRLFSAVLATFPEITPIAHFHDTRATGLVNYVAALEAGVTWYDCAFGGVGGHPAKVKYGGGHTGNVSTEDWVNLLESMGVRTGIDLDRLLDVAAECEAALGRELHSRVLRSGLNPLLPTTVSQTTSSNEEV; from the coding sequence ATGAGAGACGTCACTCTGTGTGAATGCTTCGCCCGCGACGGTCTGCAGCACGAACCGAACTTTCTGCCCACACCCACAAAACGCCGATTGGTGGAGCGATTCGCCGAAATCGGCTTTCAGAGGGTCGAGGCGACGTCCTACTCCAATCCTGCCGTGATTCCGCAATTTGCCGATGCCAGTTCTCTGTTGGCGACCCTGCAGCGTCGGGCCGGCGTGTTCTACAAAGCGACCTGCGCCAACGTGCGAGCCGTCGAGCGAGCTGTCGGCGACCTCTCTGCCGGGCATGGCGCAAATGAAATCAGTTTACTGGTGTCCGCTTCTGAGTCGCACTCGCTGAAAAACCTTAAGCGCAGCCGTGCAGATCAATGGCTCAATATTCAGCAGATGGCCGAAAAGGCCCTCAATCAATTCCGCTTGATCGGTACTGTATCCGTGGCTTTTGGTTGTCCGTTCGAGGGTCGCGTCAGCGAGGCCAGCGTGTTGGCGGATGTGGAGCAGTTTGCCAAGCGCGGCGTGAAGTTCGTCACCCTTGGCGATACCACCGGTGTCGCGACGCCGCAGAGCGTCAAGCGCCTGTTCAGTGCCGTGCTTGCGACCTTTCCCGAGATCACTCCGATTGCTCATTTCCACGACACTCGCGCGACCGGGCTGGTGAATTACGTCGCCGCGCTCGAAGCTGGGGTCACCTGGTACGACTGCGCCTTCGGTGGTGTCGGCGGCCATCCGGCCAAGGTCAAGTATGGCGGCGGACACACCGGCAACGTCAGTACCGAAGACTGGGTCAACCTGCTGGAATCGATGGGCGTACGCACAGGTATAGACCTGGACCGCCTGCTCGACGTCGCCGCCGAATGCGAAGCCGCGCTTGGCCGTGAACTGCATAGCCGGGTCCTGCGCAGTGGGTTGAATCCACTGTTGCCCACCACTGTTTCCCAAACGACATCATCCAACGAAGAGGTGTAG
- a CDS encoding NAD-dependent succinate-semialdehyde dehydrogenase: MYTDLLFYIDGQWTAGSAGNTAAVINPSTGETLGQLPIASNEDLDAALAAAASGFGIWSTTSAYDRSGILRRAALLVRERHALMAECMTLDQGKPMAESTMEAKSAADHIEWYAEEGRRAYGRIVPSRNAAVRQLVVREPVGPVAAFTPWNFPINQAVRKIAGALAAGCSIIIKAPEEAPGAVIELVRCFHDAGVPKGVLNLVFGNPAHISDYLIRSPIIRKVSFTGSTAVGRQLGALAATHLKLTTMELGGHAPFIVCEDADVEAAAALACTLKFRNAGQVCASPSRFYVHDAVFDLFSRRFTELAGQLKVGDGFDPTSQMGPLANARRLMMVQELIADARDLGAKVLTGGSRIGSTGHFFQPTLLTDLPEQARLLNEEPFGPVAPLLRFNDLDSVIAQANSLEYGLAAFAFTRSLKTATELGNRLQAGMVSINHFGLALPETPFGGIKASGHGSEGGTEGLDAYLTTKFISQVGV, from the coding sequence ATGTACACCGACCTGTTGTTTTACATCGACGGCCAATGGACTGCCGGCAGCGCTGGCAACACTGCAGCTGTGATCAATCCTTCGACGGGCGAGACGCTCGGGCAATTGCCGATAGCTTCGAATGAAGATCTGGACGCCGCATTGGCAGCGGCAGCGAGCGGCTTTGGGATTTGGTCCACGACATCTGCCTACGACCGTTCAGGCATCTTGCGGCGAGCAGCTTTGCTGGTACGTGAACGCCACGCGCTGATGGCAGAGTGCATGACGCTGGATCAGGGCAAGCCAATGGCGGAGTCGACCATGGAAGCCAAAAGCGCGGCCGACCACATTGAGTGGTATGCCGAAGAAGGGCGACGCGCCTATGGCCGCATCGTGCCTTCACGCAATGCGGCGGTACGCCAGCTGGTGGTGCGCGAGCCAGTCGGTCCGGTAGCCGCTTTTACACCGTGGAACTTCCCGATCAATCAAGCGGTACGCAAAATAGCAGGGGCTCTGGCTGCTGGCTGCAGCATCATCATCAAGGCGCCAGAGGAGGCTCCGGGAGCAGTGATCGAGCTGGTGCGCTGTTTCCACGATGCGGGTGTGCCCAAGGGCGTGCTGAACCTTGTGTTCGGTAACCCAGCGCACATCTCCGATTACCTGATCAGGTCACCGATTATTCGAAAAGTGTCCTTTACCGGCTCGACTGCCGTAGGTCGACAACTCGGTGCCCTGGCCGCGACACACTTGAAATTGACGACCATGGAATTGGGTGGGCACGCGCCGTTTATCGTCTGCGAGGATGCCGATGTAGAGGCTGCCGCCGCATTGGCCTGCACCCTCAAATTCCGCAATGCCGGACAGGTCTGCGCTTCACCCTCGCGCTTCTATGTGCATGACGCAGTATTTGATCTTTTCTCTCGGCGATTCACCGAACTGGCGGGACAGCTCAAGGTGGGCGACGGTTTCGACCCAACCAGCCAGATGGGGCCACTAGCTAATGCTCGACGCTTGATGATGGTTCAAGAGTTGATCGCCGATGCCCGTGACCTCGGTGCCAAGGTGCTGACAGGCGGAAGCCGGATCGGCAGCACGGGCCATTTTTTCCAACCGACGCTATTGACCGACCTGCCGGAGCAGGCGCGTCTTCTCAATGAAGAGCCTTTTGGTCCGGTGGCGCCATTGTTGCGTTTCAATGATCTGGACAGCGTGATAGCGCAAGCCAACAGTCTGGAGTACGGGCTGGCGGCGTTTGCATTCACCCGGTCATTGAAGACCGCGACTGAGTTGGGTAATCGCCTGCAAGCCGGGATGGTTTCGATCAACCACTTTGGTTTGGCCCTGCCGGAAACGCCATTCGGTGGCATCAAGGCCAGCGGTCACGGCAGTGAGGGCGGAACTGAAGGTCTGGATGCCTATCTGACGACCAAGTTCATTAGCCAGGTAGGCGTCTGA
- a CDS encoding aldehyde dehydrogenase family protein, which translates to MSDIPLLPQVEAFLSRNHALFIDGGYVQSHSSQTLEVINPATGLVIARVADADPADVDAAVESANRGFKQWSQVAPAIRGNVLLKLADLLEQNREELAQIETCQSGKIIQISRAFEVDQAAHFLRYYAGWATKISGQTITPSLPSFAGERYTAFTLREPVGVVVGIVPWNFSTMIAIWKLASALVTGCSIIIKPSEFTPLTILRIAELAVEAGLPAGALNVLTGGGLVGKGLIEHPGTDKVSFTGSVPTGIAVGRSAMGAGLTRATLELGGKNSAGFLRDVDLDKAADGIIEAGFLHSGQICAAAERFFVHRSQIDPVMDKLAQRLSTLNIGSPLDELTEFGPVTNRQHQLKLGEYFAKARAENNTIIHGGNLIDGPGCYVEPTVILANSVNDTLLNEETFGPIATFFPYDTEEELLELMNNTPYGLSASLWTNDLSKALRMVPAINAGTVWVNMHTMLDPAVPFGGNKSSGVGREFGSAFIDDYTELKSVMIRY; encoded by the coding sequence ATGAGCGATATCCCGTTGCTGCCTCAAGTTGAAGCCTTCCTGAGTCGAAACCATGCGTTGTTCATCGACGGTGGCTACGTTCAGAGTCATTCCAGCCAGACACTGGAGGTGATCAATCCTGCCACCGGCCTGGTCATCGCCCGAGTCGCCGACGCAGACCCGGCCGATGTCGATGCGGCCGTAGAATCGGCCAACCGCGGCTTCAAGCAATGGTCCCAAGTGGCACCGGCAATCCGTGGCAACGTGCTGTTGAAACTGGCCGACCTGCTGGAGCAGAACCGCGAAGAACTGGCGCAGATCGAAACCTGCCAATCGGGCAAGATCATCCAGATATCCCGGGCCTTCGAAGTCGACCAGGCCGCACACTTTCTGCGGTACTACGCTGGCTGGGCAACCAAGATCAGCGGCCAGACCATCACCCCGTCACTGCCCTCCTTCGCTGGCGAACGCTATACCGCTTTCACCCTTCGCGAACCCGTCGGGGTGGTAGTCGGCATCGTGCCGTGGAACTTCTCTACCATGATCGCCATCTGGAAACTCGCCTCGGCGCTGGTGACCGGCTGCAGCATCATCATCAAACCCAGTGAATTCACGCCGTTGACCATCCTGCGGATTGCCGAATTGGCCGTCGAAGCGGGCTTGCCTGCAGGTGCACTGAACGTTTTGACGGGCGGTGGTCTGGTGGGCAAGGGACTGATCGAACACCCCGGAACCGACAAGGTTTCATTTACCGGTTCCGTTCCCACCGGCATTGCCGTCGGCCGCAGTGCCATGGGCGCCGGGTTGACCCGCGCAACGCTGGAACTGGGTGGCAAAAACTCTGCTGGCTTCCTGCGCGATGTCGATCTGGACAAGGCCGCCGATGGCATCATCGAAGCCGGGTTCCTGCACTCCGGGCAAATCTGTGCAGCCGCCGAACGCTTCTTCGTCCATCGTTCACAGATCGATCCGGTCATGGACAAACTGGCCCAACGCTTGAGCACGCTCAACATCGGCTCACCACTGGATGAGCTCACCGAATTCGGCCCGGTCACCAATCGCCAACATCAGCTGAAACTCGGCGAGTACTTCGCCAAGGCCCGCGCCGAAAACAACACCATCATTCACGGTGGCAACCTGATCGACGGCCCAGGCTGCTACGTTGAACCGACGGTGATTCTCGCCAACAGCGTCAACGACACGCTGCTCAACGAAGAAACATTCGGCCCGATTGCGACCTTCTTCCCTTACGACACCGAAGAAGAACTGCTGGAGTTGATGAACAACACGCCTTACGGCTTGAGTGCCAGCCTCTGGACCAACGACCTGAGCAAGGCCCTGCGCATGGTGCCTGCGATCAACGCCGGGACGGTGTGGGTGAACATGCACACAATGCTTGATCCCGCGGTGCCCTTCGGAGGTAACAAATCCTCAGGTGTGGGGCGCGAGTTTGGCAGTGCGTTTATTGATGACTACACCGAGCTCAAGTCAGTGATGATTCGCTACTGA
- a CDS encoding p-hydroxyphenylacetate 3-hydroxylase oxygenase component has product MKKPNPLLEDLKSILPAIAANAFQAEQDRKVPDENIALLKSIGMHRAFQPKKFGGMEISLPQFADCIALLAGSCASTAWAMSLLCTHSHQLALFSAELQQEVWGDDPDATASSSIAPFGRTEEIDGGVLFSGEMGWSSGCDHAEWAIVGFRRKNAEGTQDYCFAVLPRSDYQIRDDWFAAGMKGSGTKTLIIDNVRVPEHRIQKAKDMMEGRSAGFGLYPDSKIFYSPYRPYFASGFSTVSLGVAERMLEVFREKTKTRVRAYTGAAVGAATPALMRLAESTHQVGAARAFLEKTWQEHAEHSEQQRYPSRETLAFWRTNQAYATKMCIQAVDRLFEAAGGNAWFEQNEMQRLFRDSHMTGAHAYTDYDVCAQILGRELMGLEPDPSMI; this is encoded by the coding sequence ATGAAAAAGCCAAACCCGCTCCTTGAAGACCTCAAGTCCATTCTGCCGGCCATCGCTGCCAATGCCTTCCAGGCTGAACAGGATCGCAAGGTCCCCGACGAGAACATTGCGCTGCTCAAAAGCATCGGCATGCATCGGGCCTTTCAGCCGAAGAAGTTCGGGGGCATGGAGATATCGCTGCCGCAATTTGCCGACTGCATCGCGTTACTCGCGGGCTCTTGCGCCAGCACCGCCTGGGCCATGAGCCTGCTCTGCACCCACAGCCATCAATTGGCGCTGTTCTCGGCCGAACTGCAGCAGGAAGTCTGGGGCGACGACCCGGATGCCACGGCCAGCAGCAGTATCGCCCCATTTGGGCGTACCGAAGAAATCGACGGCGGCGTGTTGTTCAGCGGCGAAATGGGCTGGAGCAGCGGTTGCGATCACGCCGAGTGGGCGATCGTCGGGTTCCGCCGCAAGAATGCTGAAGGCACTCAGGACTACTGCTTCGCGGTACTGCCGCGCAGTGATTATCAGATACGTGACGACTGGTTCGCCGCCGGCATGAAAGGCAGCGGCACCAAGACCTTGATCATCGACAACGTGCGGGTGCCGGAACACCGCATCCAGAAAGCCAAGGACATGATGGAAGGCAGATCCGCAGGTTTCGGCCTGTACCCTGACAGCAAGATTTTTTACTCGCCGTATCGTCCTTACTTCGCCAGCGGTTTTTCCACCGTGAGCCTGGGTGTTGCCGAGCGGATGCTTGAGGTGTTCCGCGAAAAGACCAAGACCCGCGTGCGTGCCTACACCGGTGCGGCGGTCGGTGCGGCGACTCCGGCGTTGATGCGTCTGGCCGAGTCGACTCATCAGGTGGGCGCTGCCCGGGCCTTTCTCGAGAAGACCTGGCAGGAACACGCCGAACACAGTGAGCAGCAACGTTATCCAAGCCGCGAGACCCTGGCGTTCTGGCGGACCAATCAGGCCTATGCCACCAAAATGTGCATCCAGGCCGTGGACCGGTTGTTCGAAGCCGCTGGTGGTAACGCCTGGTTTGAACAGAACGAGATGCAGCGGCTGTTCCGTGATTCGCACATGACCGGTGCCCATGCCTACACCGACTATGACGTCTGTGCGCAGATTCTTGGCCGCGAGCTGATGGGCCTGGAACCTGATCCGAGCATGATCTGA
- a CDS encoding p-hydroxyphenylacetate 3-hydroxylase reductase component: MSDNSVCQATETTFDPRAFRRALGNFATGVTVVTAATASGRKVGVTANSFNSVSLDPPLVLWSIDKRSNSHEVFEQASHFAVNVLAADQIDLSNNFARPKEDRFAEIEYESGEGGSPVFADCSARFHCEKYQQVDGGDHWIMIGKVVAFDDFGRSPLLYHQGAYSMVLPHTRMTKQDGSPRPTSHFQGRLSHNLYYLMTQAVRAYQSSYQPRQLSTGLRTSEARMLMVLESDAGLSANELLREVAMPVREIDEAVANLKRKGLVNDDDSRVRLTTAGIEQTDDLWSIAQEQQDKVFADFSDEQIETFKAVLKTLIRQC, encoded by the coding sequence ATGTCTGATAACAGCGTTTGCCAAGCCACTGAAACCACTTTCGACCCACGGGCCTTTCGCCGGGCATTGGGCAACTTCGCTACTGGCGTGACCGTGGTCACAGCCGCCACCGCGTCCGGACGCAAAGTCGGGGTGACCGCCAATAGCTTCAACTCGGTTTCCCTCGATCCGCCTCTGGTGTTGTGGAGCATCGATAAACGCTCCAACAGCCACGAGGTGTTCGAGCAGGCCAGCCACTTTGCGGTCAACGTACTGGCGGCAGACCAGATTGATCTGTCGAACAATTTCGCCCGCCCCAAGGAAGACCGCTTCGCCGAGATCGAATACGAATCAGGGGAGGGCGGCTCGCCGGTATTCGCCGATTGCTCGGCGCGCTTTCACTGTGAGAAGTATCAGCAGGTAGACGGTGGTGACCACTGGATCATGATCGGCAAAGTGGTGGCCTTCGATGATTTCGGTCGCTCGCCGTTGCTCTATCACCAGGGCGCCTATTCGATGGTGCTGCCGCACACCCGCATGACCAAACAAGATGGCAGTCCACGCCCTACTAGTCATTTCCAGGGGCGGCTCAGCCACAACCTGTATTATCTGATGACTCAGGCGGTGCGGGCCTACCAGTCCAGCTATCAGCCCCGGCAGTTGTCTACTGGCCTGCGCACCAGCGAGGCGCGGATGCTGATGGTGCTGGAAAGTGATGCCGGCTTGAGTGCAAACGAACTGCTGCGGGAAGTGGCGATGCCGGTTCGGGAGATTGATGAGGCGGTGGCCAATCTAAAACGCAAGGGATTGGTTAACGATGATGATAGTCGAGTGCGGCTGACCACTGCGGGTATCGAGCAGACCGACGATCTTTGGTCTATTGCACAGGAGCAGCAGGACAAGGTGTTCGCCGATTTCAGCGACGAACAGATCGAAACCTTCAAGGCCGTATTGAAGACCCTGATCAGGCAGTGTTAA